The Kwoniella dendrophila CBS 6074 chromosome 1, complete sequence genome contains a region encoding:
- a CDS encoding endoplasmic reticulum vesicle protein 25: protein MIFRPILLLLSLISAVYAVKFDLVADRFPKPPAHSLVIVTANVPFELGQRVDIEILDGSERGNVYLNKKDIKGETRLAITTHESAEVGVCLRNHLEGDISNNQKVSRSVDLDVDIGADAIDYNAIANQESLSILEVEMRKLEAVVKEIVEEMGYLQRREMRMRDTNESTNSRVKNFSILITLGIIGLGIWQLIHLRSFFKRKYLID, encoded by the exons atgatatttcgACCAATATTGCTGCTGTTATCGCTTATATCAGCTGTATATGCTGTTAAATTCGATTTAGTAGCTGATAGATTCCCTAAACCTC CGGCACATTCATTAGTTATAGTAACAGCAAATGTACCATTTGAATTAGGTCAAAGGGTTGATATAGAAATTCTAGATGGGTCTGAAAGGGGGAATGTGTATCTGAATAAAAAG gaCATCAAGGGTGAAACCAGATTAGCTATCACTACACATGAATCTGCTGAAGTCGGAGTATGTTTGAGGAATCATTTGGAAGGTG ATATAAGTAATAACCAAAAAGTTTCGAGAAGTGTGGATCTGGATGTAGATATAGGTGCTGATGCTATAGATTATAA TGCTATAGCGAATCAAGAATCGTTATCAATATTAGAAGTAGAAATGCGTAAATTAGAAGCTGTAGTAAAAGAAATTGTAGAGGAAATGGGTTATTtacaaagaagagaaatgagaATGAGAGATACTAATG AAAGTACCAATTCAAGAGTGAAGaacttttcaattttgattaCCTTGGGTATTATTGGCTTAGGCATATGgcag CTTATCCACTTACGGTCTTTCTTTAAACGTAAATACCTCATCGACTAA
- a CDS encoding cysteine-tRNA ligase has product MSSSSKASASTSTKPLQVEEEEPVLRVYNSLTRSKDVFKTRKPKHIDWYNCGPTVYDSSHMGHARNYLTQDIIRRILRDYFGYNVNFVMNITDIDDKIILRAREGYLLDQTKSTNSTLTSDMIKDTKLAFSKFLNSKLIKSLPSTIPEISSIENDLEIFDIILNKDKSDSTFAEAAKSKEEKWTLYLASLLKASTAIKKAESLMNGSGSTQNDVNDLVDGTSDVLGPYYGETLGHTIEDPISISRKLALYWESQFFQDMEKLNILPPNIKPRVSEYVKEIVEFVDKIIKNGFAYEAEGSVWFDVEKFDGAQGDGFRHDYAKLQPSSKGNKKLIDEGEGALTGSKGKRQAADFALWKAKSKPGEPAWPSPWGDGRPGWHIECSVMASAILGKGMDIHSGGVDLMFPHHDNELAQSEAYHGCQQWVNYFLHTGHLHIEGLKMSKSLKNFITIEEELSRNTARRLRLAFMLQTWNQKLDYSRGLIADTKAKEETFDNFFANVNARLAQAAPTADGLHQNGSAEEAITNDLFNAQRDFHAALCDSFNTPAAIQTLLDLIAKTNIYFSAKGRDANLAVVTNIAEWITRMLRMFGLGEGAPAKNGIGWGIAVVGGEAAQNGQDVTSQIEPWARTISSFRDTVRKLAMDKSISSEELSRRILTLSDKFRDEDAVNLGLQLDDGQGSDGGALWKLVDSKTLIEQREEKKRIASEKLAKKQANAKAAEEKKLAQLEKGKIPPLEMFKPPYITPDNLYTDWDSQGLPLKDSEGKDVSKSTIKRLVKEQKVQEKLHDAYLQWKKEQEGK; this is encoded by the exons AtgtcatcgtcatcaaaaGCTTCggcttcaacttctacaaAACCACttcaagtagaagaagaagagccAGTATTAAGAGTATACAATTCCCTTACTAGATCAAAAGATGTATTCAAAACTCGTAAACCAAAACATATAGATTGGTATAATTGTGGTCCAACTGTATATGATTCAAGTCATATGGGACATGCAAG AAACTATTTAACCCAAGATATCATTCGAAGGATATTAAGAGATTATTTTGGTTATAATGTTAATTTTGTTATGAATATTACTGATATTGATGACAAG ATCATCTTGAGAGCTCGTGAAGGATATTTACTTGATcaaaccaaatcaacaaattctACTTTAACGTCagatatgatcaaagataCAAAATTAGCATTTTCAAAATTCTTAAATTCGAAATTAATtaaatcattaccttcaactatACCTGAAATCTCATCAATTGAGAATGATTTAGAAAtatttgatatcattttaaacaaagataaatctgattcaacatttgctgaagctgcaaaatcgaaagaagaaaaatggaCTTTATATTTAGCTAGTTTGTTAAAAGCTTCTACAGCAATTAAAAAGGCTGAAAGTCTAATGAATGGATCTGGATCAACTCaaaatgatgtaaatgattTGGTTGATGGTACAAGTGATGTTTTAGGACCATATTATGGTGAAACT CTCGGTCATACAATAGAAGATCCAATCTCAATTTCTCGaaaattagcattatatTGGGAATCACAATTTTTCCAAGATATGGAAAAATTAAATATTTTACCACCCAATATAAAACCAAGAGTTTCAGAATATGTTaaagaaattgttgaatttgttgataaaATAATTAAAAATGGTTTTGcatatgaagctgaaggtagTGTTtggtttgatgttgaaaaattCGATGGAGCACAAGGTGATGGTTTTAGACATGATTATGCTAAATTACAACCTTcaagtaaaggtaataagaaattgattgatgaaggtgaag GTGCCCTCACaggatcaaaaggaaaaagacAGGCAGCAGATTTCGCTTTATGgaaagctaaatcaaaaCCTGGTGAACCTGCTTGGCCATCACCTTGGGGAGATGGTAGACCAGGCTGGCATATAGAATGTTCGGTTATGGCTTCAGcaattttaggtaaaggtatgGATATACattcaggtggtgtagattTAATGTTCCCTCATCATGATAATGAATTAGCTCAAAGTgaa GCATACCATGGATGTCAACAATGGGTTAATTACTTCTTGCATACTGGTCATTTACATATCGAGGGTTTGAAAATGAGTAAATCGTTGAAAAATTTCATCACAATTGAG GAGGAACTTTCACGTAATACCGCTCGAAGGTTGCGTCTGGCTTTCATGCTTCAGACTTGGAACCAAAAATTAGATTACAGTCGTGGTTTGATAGCTGATAccaaagctaaagaagagaCGTTCGAT AACTTCTTCGCCAATGTGAATGCTCGATTAGCGCAAGCTGCGCCCACTGCTGACGGATTACACCAAAATGGCTCTGCTGAGGAAGCCATAACCAACGA CCTTTTCAACGCTCAAAGAGACTTCCATGCTGCCCTTTGTGATTCTTTCAACACTCCCGCCGCCATACAGACCCTTCTTGACCTCATCGCCAAAACCAACATCTACTTCTCTGCCAAAGGTAGAGATGCTAATCTAGCAGTAGTGACGAATATTGCTGAATGGATTACTAGAATGTTGAGGATGTTcggtttaggtgaaggtgcacCTGCCAAGAATGGAATTGGTTGGGGTATTgctgttgtaggtggtgaGGCGGCAcaaaatggtcaagat GTAACATCACAAATTGAACCTTGGGCTCGaacgatatcatctttcCGAGATACGGTTAGGAAATTAGCTATGGATAAAAgtatatcatctgaagaattATCTAGGAGGATATTAACTTTAAGTGATAAATttagagatgaagatgctgtaaATTTAGGATTACAATTAGATGATGGACAAGGATCTGATGGTGGTGCATTATGGAAATTAGTTGATTCAAAAACATTAATTGAACAACgtgaagaaaaaaaaagaatagCATCagaaaaattagctaaaaaacaAGCTAATGCAAAAGcagcagaagaaaaaaaattagcacaattagaaaaaggtaaaattccTCCTTTAGAAATGTTTAAACCACCTTATATAACACCAGATAACCTTTATACAGATTGGGATTCACAAGGTCTTCCATTAAAGGattcagaaggtaaagatgtaAGTAAAAGTACAATAAAGAGATTAgtaaaagaacaaaaagttCAAGAAAAATTACATGATGCTTATTTACAATGGAAAAAGGAACAAGAAGGAAAGTAA